CCTCCGTAGATCTCCCAATTCCTCCCCACCAAACCCTAACTACCTCTCTCTCCTTTCTCCTTATCCCCTACATTTCTCCGCCGATCATCTCGATTCTCTCTCCTCCCTCTCACGGCGGTCGTCTTCATGGACCATGCCTCAGCTCCGCCGCAGAAATCCAACCCCCAAAAACCCTGACCCTGACCCGAACCCGATTACCGCACCGAAGAAGAAGAATTGCGATAAGAGTAGGAAGAAGGGACTTGAAACGAGGTCGTTTGAGTTGAAGGAGTACCAAGCTAGGGATTTCGGAGCCATGGATGAGTACGATAGCGGCGGCCGCAGCGGCGATAAGGGCCCTGTGGCTGACGAGGAAATCTCAGCTCCTATTCCTGAAAAGGTTCACTCTTTTTGTTTCACTTGATTTTTCAATTTTTTTTTTCTGTAATTTTTAGCTATAAAGTCTAGTGCTTTAGTTGTGTTTATCTGTTTAGGAACAATTTTGTTATCAATCTATGAATTTTATGAAGGTTTGATTTTTTTCCTTTTTCTGCATGGATAGTTTTTTGTGTGCTTACTTGGAGTTAGGATGGTGATGATATAGATTATGATTTTGATTTTGATTCAATATTCTTTAAATGGATGGAGATTAGCGAACTCTCTTTGAACTGGACAATGCAGTTTGCTTCTGCAAATTTTTTTATTCTAATATCGGGTTATTACTGTTGTTGGAAACAGGTCCAGGTTGGCGGTTCCCCGCTGTACAAAGTAGAGAGAAAATTGGGGAAAGGAGGCTTTGGACAAGTATACGTTGGCCGACGCACTGCACCCGGCCCTGGAGCTGTTGAGGTTTGTGATCGTCTTCTTTATGACATTGTTGAATGACTTATAGTTCATTGTGTCGGATATGGATGGTTAAGCTACCTGGATTGTTCTCAACCTCAGGTTGCGTTGAAGTTTGAGCATAGAAGCAGTAAAGGATGTAATTACGGTCCACCATATGAATGGCAAATTTACAAGTAAGGAATGTCTCATCTTGTTGTATATTTCTGCTCTACATGACACATTCTCACTATCTCAGTCTTGCATAGTAAGTTTGTGATTGACACATCATCATATGTCTGTGCAGTGTACTTGGTGGTAGTCATGGGGTTCCAAGAGTTCATTATAAGGGCCGGCAAGCTGACTACTATATCATGGTTTCAGTTTTTTGCTCACATTTGATTTTATGTCAATAAAATATAGTCTTGTCATTAGCCAGATTTGTGAATATATTAACATAAGCCTATTTTGCGTACAGGTTATGGACATTCTTGGGCCTAGTTTGTGGGATGTCTGGAATAACAGCTCGCACACGTAAGATTGTCCTATATTTCCAATTAAAGGAATACAATTTCATTTTTTTCACTGTAATCTTTTTCTTCCCATCTAACGTTCACTTCTATCTTTGGAATTACAGAATGTCAATTGAAATGGTTGCATGTATTGCCATTGAGGCAATTTCCATATTGGAGAAGATGCACTCTAGAGGGTAATGATTTTTGTTGCAATTCTTTCGTTCTTTCTCATGTTAATGACCTTTCATATAATTACAAAAGAAATTATGGTTCAGCAACTTTGACATATCTTCCACGTATATAGAATCCCATTCTCAAGTGCTTTAAATTTTATAATGATACTCATTTCCAGTATAGATACTGTTTAGGTCATGGAGGTTATTTAGTCTTTTATCTTTGTAATTTCTGGTGCTATAATGCAAGGACTATAGTTTCCACTAGCCTGGTTTCCCATAAACAAAATAAAATGAGAATTCTGAGTTTCTGGCTGCCTTATCAAGCTGCCATTGCATGGTTTCATAGTTTGTCTGACGATGATCTTGGCAGATATGTGCACGGAGATGTGAAACCTGAGAACTTTTTGCTTGGTCCGCCTGGAACTCCTGAGGAGAAGAAGCTATTTCTTGTTGACCTTGGATTAGGTAAGCTCTAGTTATTTATTCTCCTTAGAGCTGTCTCTGCTTCCAGAGAATTTTGGCTAATGTCTCATCATCTCATGACTTTTTTAACTTTATAGCCACCAGGTGGCGAGATAGTTCAACTGGCCAGCATGTAGATTATGATCAACGTCCAGATGTCTTCAGGTAAAATTAACATTTGTTTTACTGTAAAGCTGTTTTGGTCCTTGTGATTAATCCATAACAATATAGTTTTTACTATTCGGTCTCCTGAGAGTTCATGTGTTGCAGGGGAACTGTGCGGTATGCAAGTGTGCATGCTCATCTTGGTAGAACTGGTAGCAGGAGAGATGACTTGGAATCTTTAGCTTACACACTGATATTTCTTCTTCGCGGGCGATTACCTTGGCAAGGATACCAGGTTCATAATTTCCAAAATTTCGGTTGGTTTATGTTTCCATCTCTGTGGTGTATTCCCTGCTAACAACATTGTTTTGTCAGGGAGAAAATAAAGGATTCCTTGTCTGCAAGAAAAAGATGGCCACTTCTCCAGAAACTCTATGTTGCTTTTGCCCTCAGCCATTCCGACTGTTCGTTGAGTATGTGGTGAATTTGAAGTTTGATGAAGAACCAAACTATGC
The window above is part of the Fragaria vesca subsp. vesca linkage group LG2, FraVesHawaii_1.0, whole genome shotgun sequence genome. Proteins encoded here:
- the LOC101299149 gene encoding uncharacterized protein LOC101299149, which translates into the protein MPQLRRRNPTPKNPDPDPNPITAPKKKNCDKSRKKGLETRSFELKEYQARDFGAMDEYDSGGRSGDKGPVADEEISAPIPEKVQVGGSPLYKVERKLGKGGFGQVYVGRRTAPGPGAVEVALKFEHRSSKGCNYGPPYEWQIYNVLGGSHGVPRVHYKGRQADYYIMVMDILGPSLWDVWNNSSHTMSIEMVACIAIEAISILEKMHSRGYVHGDVKPENFLLGPPGTPEEKKLFLVDLGLATRWRDSSTGQHVDYDQRPDVFRGTVRYASVHAHLGRTGSRRDDLESLAYTLIFLLRGRLPWQGYQGENKGFLVCKKKMATSPETLCCFCPQPFRLFVEYVVNLKFDEEPNYAKYISLFDGVVGPNPDVRPINTDGAQKLIVGQKRGRLTMEEEDDEQPKKKIRMGMPATQWISVYNARRPMKQRYHYNVADVRLPQHIEKGNEDGLYISSVASCSNLWALIMDAGTGFSSQVYELSPYFLHKEWIMEQWDKNYYISAIAGANNGSSLVVMSKGTSFLQQSYKVSESFPFKWINKKWREGFFVTAMATAGSRWAIVMSRGAGFSDQVVELDFLYPSEGIHRRWDGGYRITSTAATWDQAALVLSVPRRKPADETQETLRTSAFPSTHVKEKWAKNLYIASICYGRTVS